GACGGTGGAGTTCCGGTCGTCCCTGGGCCGGGTGCTGGCCGAAGACCTTCTCGCCACCTCGGACATCCCCCCCTTCGACCGGTGCGCCATGGACGGTTACGCGGTGCGGGCGGAGGATACGCGCCCTGCCCCGGTGGAACTCGCGGTGGCCGGCGAGAGCCGCGCGGGCGGCGGGATGCCGGCGGGCCTCGAGGCGGGGAGCGCGGTGTCGATCATGACGGGGGCCCCGGTCCCCCCGGGGGCCGACGCCGTGGTGGTGGTGGAGCAGTGCCGCCGTTCGGCCGACAGGAGCCGGGTCGAGATCCTCGAACCGGTGGGGTGCGGGGATAACATCGCCCCCCGGGGGTGCGAGGCCCGGGTCGGGGACCCGGTCCTCCGAAAGGGGCACCGCGTGGGCCCGTCCGAGATCGCCGTGATGGCCAGTTTCGGGCATGCGCGCGTCCGCGTCTACCGCAAGCCCACGGTGGCCATCCTGGCCACCGGGGACGAGCTGGTGGAGATCGACAGGGAGCCGCGGCCGGACCAGATCCGCAATTCCAACGCCTACTGCCTTGCCGCGCAGCTGGAGCTTCTGGGGTTCTCCTCCGACTATCTCGGCATCGCCCTGGACGCCAGGGAAGACCTCGAGCGGAAGATCACCGCCGGCCTCCAGCGGGACATCCTGATTATGACCGGCGGCGTATCCATGGGGGAATACGACCTGGTCCGCGACGTCTTCCGGGACCTCGGGCTCGAGATCCTCTTCAGCAAGGTGTCGATCAAGCCCGGGAAGCCGACGGTGTTCGCGCGCAAGGGGGACCGGCTGATCTTCGGCCTCCCGGGCAACCCGGTTTCGGCCCTGACCACCTTCGAATGTTTCGTCCGTCCGGCGCTCGGGCGGTTGTGCGGCATGAAGAAGCCGGAACTCCCCAGAATGAAGGGGACGCTGCTCGGGGACGTGAAACAGGTATCCGGAAGGACCGCGTTTCTCCCGGCCTGGGTTTTCTGGGAAGGGGAGGAATGGAAGGTGGACCCGCTTCCGTGGAAGAGCTCGGCCGACATCGTCGGTTATACCGGCGCCAACGCCGCGTACATATTCCCGAAGCACCTGGACAGGTTGCAGCGCGGGGACAGGGTCGAGATC
This sequence is a window from Acidobacteriota bacterium. Protein-coding genes within it:
- a CDS encoding molybdopterin molybdotransferase MoeA; the protein is MISVEEALRILLANLPEPGVETVEFRSSLGRVLAEDLLATSDIPPFDRCAMDGYAVRAEDTRPAPVELAVAGESRAGGGMPAGLEAGSAVSIMTGAPVPPGADAVVVVEQCRRSADRSRVEILEPVGCGDNIAPRGCEARVGDPVLRKGHRVGPSEIAVMASFGHARVRVYRKPTVAILATGDELVEIDREPRPDQIRNSNAYCLAAQLELLGFSSDYLGIALDAREDLERKITAGLQRDILIMTGGVSMGEYDLVRDVFRDLGLEILFSKVSIKPGKPTVFARKGDRLIFGLPGNPVSALTTFECFVRPALGRLCGMKKPELPRMKGTLLGDVKQVSGRTAFLPAWVFWEGEEWKVDPLPWKSSADIVGYTGANAAYIFPKHLDRLQRGDRVEIMLLPDFFARQR